DNA from Triticum aestivum cultivar Chinese Spring chromosome 7D, IWGSC CS RefSeq v2.1, whole genome shotgun sequence:
AAAATGAGGGGACTGAAATGTTGGAACAAGGTGCGATGACACTCCAGAGAACGGCACTGGTACAGTATAAGGATGGCAGGAGGGAGGGAGGAAATGGCGCCTTGATGATCATGGGAGATGATGGTTCAAGCAATGAATATGATGCAGAAGCTACGCGCAAGATATGGAGCAAGACTAAGTAACTTGTTTTGCTTTGCCTTagctcccccctctcccctgtTAGCGGAGCATGCAGCAGGAGAGTTACGGCTGGGATAACCTTACTTTTGTTTACCTGCTTTGCGCCAAGACGCTCTTTTTGTGTTCTGTTCCATTATCTTTTTGATAGTGGAACCCGATCCATTCATGGATTGTATGAAAAAAAAACCCCAAGGATTAGAAGACTAGGAATTTGGATGAAAGAGTGTTTGATATCATAGGAGAAACAAATGAATTCCAGCAAAAGGTTTGAGAGGATTTCCTCCAAAATAGAGTGCAAATGAATCTTGAGATAATTTTCACAAAGATTCAAGTTCTCCAAAGATCTTATGGAATTCCTTGGAATCAAGATGACCTTGGGAGTGAGTTATATGCACCCATCAGCCGACTCAGCCAATATAGAGTAGAATGTGTCTCCTTAGTGATCAGTACCTCGGTAGAATCAAACCCCTAACCTGCTAATTCTGGTTATTTCGAGGATCAGTACAAGGAGCAACAATGATTGATTTCTAGTTCCCTAACCTGCTAATTCTGGTGGTGGAAGTAGCAATATCAGAGCAACAAGTATGAGATAGGGCATTGTGACAATCATGTATGTACTCCCAGTATTATGTATCTAAATAGGCATCACAAGCAAACACTCTTGTGTATCACAGTACTTAGCAAGTCGGTGATATTGCGATAATAATTGTATCGAGCAGGAGCAGTCACAACAAGGCATGATCTTTCTCCCCCAAAACAGACTAGTGATAAAATTCTCGACAACTTATGATACTAGCAAAACGAAATGTGATCGCATCAGCAGCAGCGGCAGGCAACAAAGACGGACGAAAGAGGAGGGATTTAtttggcgaggggcggcggcgagccgagAAGAGCCTGCTGCTGCAGGTCGAGGTCGACCATCTGCTGCTCGCGGTCCATCTCGATGATGAGCGGCACGACCAGCACCAGGAAGGTCGTCCCGGCGATCCACGCCGCCTTCCCCGTGCTCCGCAGCAGCTtccccgccaccgccgcggccTCGCGGCCGTGCGCCGCCACCGAGGACCGCGAGATCGCAGACAGGACGCCGCCGGCGTCGCCGCGCTTGCTCACAGCAGAGGACGACGCCATGCTCGCTCCCTTGTTTTGATCTGGACTGGAGGATTCGATTCGGTTCGATTAGGGTTTCCTTTCCATTCCAGAGGACGACTCCCTTTTATCGGACTGGACGGACGGAGTAGTGGGCCTTTTGTGGGCTTAAGGAGGCCCGTGACAAGGGCAGGCCCGAATGGCGACGGGTAATAGTGTTAGTCAGCAGGCAg
Protein-coding regions in this window:
- the LOC123165369 gene encoding mitochondrial import receptor subunit TOM9-2, translated to MASSSAVSKRGDAGGVLSAISRSSVAAHGREAAAVAGKLLRSTGKAAWIAGTTFLVLVVPLIIEMDREQQMVDLDLQQQALLGSPPPLAK